A genomic segment from Papilio machaon chromosome 20, ilPapMach1.1, whole genome shotgun sequence encodes:
- the LOC106711446 gene encoding clavesin-2, which yields MYECFLEIAFEAELKNINEDPECLALAFEQCNENPVTRDASIRELRELIYERAECKPHRTDDAFLLRFLRARDFIVPRAHKLLVRYCNFRAEYPHLYKDVDLWGLTKVKDAYEGSMLDRPDVGRLSIFRFGMWDPSEFPVEDLVRAGMAMTEIGIRQPKIQVLGGTVLVDLEGITLRHIATLTPTIAYQMVCLMGVATPGRLHSCHIINYNWLLNSFFYIFKRFIPQQAWGRIFFHGHDLKSLHQHIDPECLPIRYGGTCRNHVSIGQWFQKIKKYRDAQFDKEMKDLGYLVKE from the exons ATGTACGAGTGTTTCCTTGAGATTGCGTTCGAAGCGGAGTTGAAGAATATAAACGAAGACCCCGAATGCCTCGCTTTGGCGTTCGAACAATGTAACGAGAATCCGGTTACCAGGGACGCATCAATCAGGGAACTAAGAGAACTGATATATG AGCGCGCTGAGTGCAAGCCACATAGGACCGACGACGcgtttttactccgttttcttcGAGCGAGAGATTTCATTGTACCACGGGCACACAAACTT ttGGTGCGTTATTGCAATTTCCGAGCAGAATATCCACATCTTTACAAGGATGTAGATTTGTGGGGCCTTACCAAAGTAAAAGACGCCTACGAAGGTTCAATGCTGGACAGACCAGACGTTGGACGTTTGTCTATTTTTAGATTCG GTATGTGGGACCCAAGTGAGTTCCCAGTGGAAGATTTAGTACGTGCAGGGATGGCGATGACGGAGATTGGTATCCGCCAGCCCAAGATCCAGGTACTGGGGGGCACCGTGCTTGTGGACCTGGAGGGGATCACGCTGCGACACATCGCCACGCTCACACCAACCATCGCCTACCAAATGGTGTGTTTGATGGGC GTGGCAACTCCAGGTCGTTTGCACTCGTGTCACATCATCAACTACAACTGGCTTCTGAActctttcttttacatattcaAGCGCTTCATACCACAACAAGCTTGGGGTCGTATCTTCTTCCACGGTCACGACCTGAAGTCTCTTCACCAACATATCGATCCTGAATGCTTGCCTATAAGATATGGTGGTACATGTAGGAATCATGTGTCAATAGGACAATGGTttcaaaagattaaaaaatatagagacGCTCAATTCGATAAGGAAATGAAAGATCTTGGATATCttgttaaagaataa